GAGCATGAGGATGCTAGTTTAGAGAAGTAAACAAGATAAAACTTAATCTTTATATATTGAAACAAAACCGAGGTGAAGAACATGAGTGAATTCATTAATAACCGTGAAAATGGAGTTTCTGCTCATCGAACCGGCCGTATAAATATGCTCAAGGATATCATTAAAGAGCTGCACTATGGAAAAAGCGTGGAGGAAGTAAAGGCCAAGTTTAATCAAGCCGTAGGGGAAATTTCCGTTGATGAGATTTCGGAGCTGGAGCAAGTGCTGATGCAGGAGGAAGGAATACCCGTAACTGAGGTACAGCGACTGTGCAGTGTGCATGCTGCCGTATTCAAAGGTTCCATCCAAGACATTCACAGAGCTCATCAACCGGAAGAGCAGCCTGGACATCCAGTGCATACCTTTAAAATGGAGAACCGAGAAATTGATCGACTGGCAAATTTCAGAATCGCCCTGCATCTGGATCAATTTCTTAAGGATCAAGGAGAGGCAAACCGCCTCAAATTGCTAGAGGATTTCAGTCTCCTCTATGATGTAGATAAACACTACAGCCGCAAAGAAAATGTGCTGTTTCCTTTTCTCGAGAAATATGGGATCTGTGGACCGACCAAGGTGATGTGGGCAGTAGATGACGGTATCCGATTGGGAATAAAAGAAGTGAAATCCAAACTCACTCACTTTGATGGCAATGCCGAGACCGTAGTGGATCTGGCAAAACGCGTCTTAACCGAAGTAACAGAA
Above is a window of Paenibacillus sp. FSL K6-1330 DNA encoding:
- a CDS encoding DUF438 domain-containing protein, which codes for MSEFINNRENGVSAHRTGRINMLKDIIKELHYGKSVEEVKAKFNQAVGEISVDEISELEQVLMQEEGIPVTEVQRLCSVHAAVFKGSIQDIHRAHQPEEQPGHPVHTFKMENREIDRLANFRIALHLDQFLKDQGEANRLKLLEDFSLLYDVDKHYSRKENVLFPFLEKYGICGPTKVMWAVDDGIRLGIKEVKSKLTHFDGNAETVVDLAKRVLTEVTEMIYKEEHILLPMALEKLTEDEWLQIAAQSEEVGYCLIAPDQEWIPERAAEPGADQGLGSSPLQEGYIRMSTGILSVRQMESILNHLPVDLTFIDENDIVRYFSQGKERIFVRTKAVIGRSVQNCHPPQSVHVVNQLLADFKAGVKDAEDFWIPVKDKFVYIRYFAVRDEEGNYLGTLEFTQNIKPIQELTGQKRILSP